AAATGATTGAGATAGGCCATGAAATGGCCACCATAAGAGAAAGCATGCTTGAAAAACTCTTTGATATAGGCGATAGATTTGTCGAGGCATGCAAGAAAGCTGAACCACCAGGTGTAATTGGACCCTTCACACTTCAGCTCTTTGTCACATCCGATATGGATGTAGTTGTATTTGATGTTGCTTTTAGAATTGGTGGTGGAACCAACGTTCACATGGGTATAGGTGGACAATATAGCAAGCTCTACTTTGGTAAACCAGTGAGTATGGGGAGGAGAATCGCTATGGAGATTAGAGAATGCATTGAAAACAAGTGCCTAGAAGATGTCGTGACATAGGGTCTCTGAAATGGATAGTGTATGTGTTTTTGATTGGAGGTATGGATCGGCTGAGATGAAGAATATCTTTAGGCAGAACTCTATTGTTAGAAGATATATAGATGTTGAGCTAGCCATTATGAGGGGTTTGGAAGAGGCTGGGCTAGCGCCAAGAGGTTGCGCAGACAGCATTAAGATTTGTGCACAGAGCTTGAAGCCAGAGGAGATATATGAGAGAGAGACTGTGCTGGGCCATGACATAGCTGCGCTAGCATATATTCTTGGTGAGAGGTGTGGAGGGTGTGGAAAGTATGTTCATCTAGGTGCAACAAGCTACGATGTTGTTGACACAGCGTGGGCGCTAATCATAAGGGATGCTCTTAGAGTCATTAAGAACAGGCTTGAAAAGATTATTGATAGACTTTCAGAGTTGAGTAAGAGGTATATAGACACTATAATGGCTGGTAGAACACATGGGCAACACGCTATACCGATTACACTTGGATTCAAATTCGCTAACTATGTATATGAGTTTTCCAGGGGGTTGGAGAGGCTATGCGAAGCGGAGAAGAGGGTTGTTAGAAGCAAGATCTCTGGCGCTGTTGGAACCATGGCGGCGTGGAGAGGGAGGGGATTGATAGTAGAATCGGTGGCATCTAAAGAGCTTGGGCTAGAGCCGCATGCCATATCAACTCAGGTTGCACCAAGAGATGGCTTTGCAGAGCTTGTTTTAAGCCTAGCCATACTTGCTAGCCAGCTTGACAGATTTGCTCTAGAGGTTAGAGAGCTCTCTAGAACAGAGATAGGGGAGGTCTACGAGGCTGTTAAAAGAGTTGGTAGCAGCACAATGCCTCAGAAGAGAAACCCTGTTACAGCAGAGAGGATATCCGGTTTAGCAAAAATTGCAAGAACACTTGCACTAGCAGCTCTAGAGAACATTCCGCTTATGCATGAAAGAGATTTGACAAATAGTAGCAGTGAGAGAATTCTAATACCACATATCTTTCTAGTGGTAGACCAGATGCTCGTAGACATGGACAAACTGCTAAGCGTTATACACATAGATGAGGAGGCTATGAAGAGAAACATTGAGCTTACCAAGGGGGCCATAATGGCGGAGGCTGTCATGGTTAAGCTCGTTGAGAA
Above is a genomic segment from Ignisphaera sp. containing:
- the purB gene encoding adenylosuccinate lyase produces the protein MDSVCVFDWRYGSAEMKNIFRQNSIVRRYIDVELAIMRGLEEAGLAPRGCADSIKICAQSLKPEEIYERETVLGHDIAALAYILGERCGGCGKYVHLGATSYDVVDTAWALIIRDALRVIKNRLEKIIDRLSELSKRYIDTIMAGRTHGQHAIPITLGFKFANYVYEFSRGLERLCEAEKRVVRSKISGAVGTMAAWRGRGLIVESVASKELGLEPHAISTQVAPRDGFAELVLSLAILASQLDRFALEVRELSRTEIGEVYEAVKRVGSSTMPQKRNPVTAERISGLAKIARTLALAALENIPLMHERDLTNSSSERILIPHIFLVVDQMLVDMDKLLSVIHIDEEAMKRNIELTKGAIMAEAVMVKLVEKGMPRHEAHKLLSELASRIGSEDFYTVLLKDERIAKYLSKEEIREALNYRTYLGNYKELIERSLDYAQKIRQKCQI